The following coding sequences lie in one Flagellimonas eckloniae genomic window:
- a CDS encoding 50S ribosomal protein L25/general stress protein Ctc, whose product MKSITIKGSQRESVGKASTKALRNAGKVPCVLYGGDKPLHFSADELAFRHLVHTPNAHTAVIELEDGQKLEAVLQDIQFHPVTDKILHIDFYQLFKDKPVTINIPIRLEGNSPGVRNGGRLLFRKRKLSIKALPDLLPDFITIDISNLRIGGTIAVETLLSDDYTILHPDSTAVVQVKASRTSVDDEEEEEETEGAEGVEGAAEGAEAPAAEATE is encoded by the coding sequence ATGAAGTCAATTACTATCAAAGGATCTCAAAGAGAAAGCGTAGGCAAGGCATCGACCAAGGCCTTACGTAATGCTGGAAAGGTCCCTTGCGTACTGTACGGAGGGGATAAACCATTGCACTTTTCAGCTGATGAACTAGCATTCAGACATTTAGTGCACACTCCTAACGCACACACGGCTGTGATTGAGTTGGAAGATGGACAAAAATTGGAAGCTGTTTTACAGGACATTCAATTTCATCCTGTAACGGATAAAATTCTTCACATAGATTTTTATCAATTGTTCAAGGACAAGCCTGTTACCATAAATATCCCTATTCGTTTGGAAGGAAATTCCCCTGGTGTACGTAATGGTGGTCGTCTACTTTTTAGAAAAAGAAAGCTTTCCATTAAGGCATTGCCAGATTTGCTTCCCGATTTTATCACCATAGATATTTCAAATCTAAGAATTGGGGGCACGATTGCCGTGGAAACACTATTAAGTGATGATTATACGATTCTACACCCAGACAGTACAGCTGTTGTACAGGTGAAAGCTTCCAGAACATCTGTTGATGATGAGGAGGAAGAAGAAGAAACTGAAGGGGCTGAAGGTGTTGAAGGTGCTGCTGAAGGTGCTGAAGCGCCAGCCGCAGAAGCTACTGAGTAG
- a CDS encoding bifunctional riboflavin kinase/FAD synthetase, whose product METIQGITQFTKTTFQTAITIGTFDGVHLGHRKILERLINNAKNGDLKPTVLTFFPHPRMVLQKDTDIKLLNTLEEKIQILESLGLDYLIVHPFTKDFSRLSATEFVRDILVNSLKSKKVIIGYDHRFGRNRNANIQDLIAFGNTLDFEVEEIPAQEIDEVSVSSTKIRNALLDGDIITANTYLNYPYMLTGIIKKGKGLGKEFGFPTANLHIAEGYKLIPKNGVYVVKSIINGKEYHGMMNIGFNPTVSGTEKSIEVNFFKFEGNLYNKKVQVGILHRIRDEHKFDSVQDLKKQLKKDREQSLELISG is encoded by the coding sequence GTGGAAACAATCCAAGGCATTACACAGTTTACCAAGACAACTTTTCAAACAGCCATAACCATTGGCACTTTTGATGGAGTACATCTTGGTCACCGCAAAATATTGGAACGCCTCATAAATAATGCCAAAAATGGCGATTTAAAACCTACAGTGCTTACATTTTTCCCCCATCCGAGGATGGTTTTGCAAAAGGACACCGATATTAAATTGCTGAACACATTGGAGGAAAAAATACAAATTTTAGAATCATTAGGGTTGGACTATCTTATTGTACACCCCTTCACAAAAGACTTTTCAAGGCTTTCAGCAACAGAATTTGTGCGCGACATCCTCGTGAATAGTTTAAAAAGTAAAAAAGTGATTATTGGGTATGATCATCGATTTGGAAGAAATAGAAATGCCAATATTCAAGATTTGATTGCCTTTGGAAATACATTGGATTTTGAGGTTGAAGAAATTCCGGCACAAGAAATAGATGAGGTATCCGTAAGTTCCACAAAAATTAGAAATGCATTGTTGGATGGAGATATTATTACCGCAAATACCTATTTAAATTACCCATACATGCTTACCGGAATCATTAAAAAAGGTAAGGGTTTGGGCAAAGAGTTTGGCTTTCCAACTGCAAACCTACATATAGCTGAAGGATACAAACTAATTCCAAAAAATGGAGTTTACGTGGTTAAAAGCATCATTAATGGTAAGGAGTATCATGGAATGATGAACATTGGATTTAATCCAACAGTGTCAGGTACCGAAAAAAGTATAGAGGTCAACTTTTTTAAATTTGAAGGGAATCTTTACAATAAAAAAGTGCAGGTTGGTATTTTGCACCGTATTAGGGATGAACATAAATTTGATTCTGTTCAAGATCTAAAAAAGCAACTGAAAAAAGACAGGGAACAATCACTTGAATTAATTTCCGGGTAA
- a CDS encoding ribose-phosphate pyrophosphokinase, with protein MSYQVPEPKIFACTQSTVLGEKIAASYGADLGKVLFSRYSDGEFQPSFEESIRGARIFIIGSTNPSSENLMEMLLMIDAAKRASARHITAVMPYFGWARQDRKDKPRVPIAAKLIAKMLETAGATRIITMDLHADQIQGFFEKPVDHLFASTLFLPYLKKLNLDNLCIASPDMGGSKRAYAYSKALESDVVICYKQRAKANVISHMELIGDVNGKNVVLVDDMVDTAGTLTKAADLMMERGAKSVRAITTHGLLSGNAYEKIEKSKLSELIVTDSIPVQQDRKKIKVLGCADLFADVMHRVHHNTSISSKFLM; from the coding sequence ATGTCATACCAAGTTCCAGAGCCAAAAATTTTCGCTTGTACCCAAAGTACGGTACTTGGTGAGAAAATCGCAGCTTCGTATGGTGCGGACTTGGGAAAAGTTCTTTTTTCAAGATATAGCGATGGGGAGTTTCAGCCTTCCTTTGAGGAATCCATAAGGGGTGCACGTATTTTTATCATTGGATCTACCAATCCAAGTTCAGAGAACCTGATGGAAATGTTGTTGATGATCGATGCTGCAAAAAGAGCATCGGCAAGACATATTACCGCAGTTATGCCCTACTTTGGTTGGGCCAGACAAGATAGAAAAGACAAACCAAGGGTTCCTATAGCGGCAAAACTAATTGCCAAGATGTTGGAAACCGCAGGAGCTACAAGAATTATTACCATGGATTTGCATGCAGATCAAATTCAAGGTTTTTTTGAAAAACCAGTTGATCATCTGTTCGCTTCTACCCTATTTCTACCCTATCTGAAAAAACTAAATCTGGACAACCTTTGTATTGCATCACCAGATATGGGAGGGTCTAAGAGAGCCTATGCATATTCCAAGGCATTGGAGAGTGATGTGGTCATCTGCTACAAACAACGCGCAAAGGCCAATGTAATTTCACATATGGAACTAATTGGTGATGTAAATGGTAAAAATGTGGTATTGGTTGATGATATGGTAGATACTGCCGGAACGCTGACCAAAGCTGCTGATCTTATGATGGAACGGGGTGCAAAAAGTGTACGTGCCATCACAACACATGGATTGTTGTCTGGGAACGCCTATGAAAAAATAGAAAAATCAAAGCTTTCAGAGCTTATAGTTACTGATTCCATCCCAGTTCAACAGGACCGAAAAAAAATAAAAGTATTGGGATGTGCCGACCTTTTTGCAGATGTTATGCACAGGGTTCATCACAACACATCAATATCATCAAAATTTTTAATGTAA
- a CDS encoding reprolysin-like metallopeptidase, translating into MSKAKAVFSLDKEGFSKALESSSDSKNETQLIYLPNSNGNITAFSIKETSVFHPDLANKYPNIKSFSGTSLDGKYKLKLSSSHKGLQSMIVNVQDQKTAFMEQLSNKENSYVVYEKADGDSGKDSFICDTDKLQQTVSKTIVPLVDDQLLRKFRIAISVSGEYTAFHGGTVADALAAINATLTRVNEVFETDLGVTLELVANNDLVIFTDEATDPYGNNLNSEVQNTLTSTIGEENYDVGHLLNKVDEGQDNGNAGFIGSVCSDNRKGSAFSSAFVPEGDVFDLDFVSHELGHQFGANHTWSFESEGTGVQAEPASGTTIMGYAGIVPGNNVAGNGDDYFHYNSILQISDYLQTVSCAQTTALTNSPPVLTPMGDYIIPKGTAFALEGMATDSDVGDVLTYAWEQIDNGVVTTSTFGPENPSGANFRSLPPTTDPTRYFPKLSSVALGNLTQTSPPFNSAWETVSTIERDLKFALTVRDNALGGGQVVSDVLDVQVINAAGPFVVTSQASNETYAAGSVQQVTWDVANTNILPVDAKTVDIFLSLDGGNSFPITLAEDVLNYGSADVQIPGNVTGEARIMIKASNNIFFAVNSTNFSIEESQVVLSFEDLSFDVCQPNDIVIPFTYQAFSGFSETSTFSANLPAGLIASFAPTQADANDTDVLLTISNTNGVATGEYTITIISTATSETKNVPLSLTINDGTFVDVVLTSPLDLELNTPVNPELNWEANELYTSYDVEIATDSGFTTIVESETTPYNFYQPTGLAPEIEYFWRVRPQNNCGVGTFGTPFSFTTIQVDCKNAESNGLPLAISSIGTPTITTTVQFFEDLPISDINVSLELTHTYLEDLTISLISPSGTKVALISNTCSDLNNLNAIFDDDGSTIVCSGNPAISGTVSPLGSLASLNGESVLGEWTLEVQDIANGDGGSLVAFSMEVCVEGMFRPDEDEDGVFDDGDDLCLGTPKGVEVDTNGCPINRFPSDNFTVQIQSEACRNNNDGSVAITAADTSLTYTAVLDGGGTPVNVDFTDTHTFENLTAGNYSLCITGTDGSITYQEVCFNIIISEPALLTTIAVANGTTLELLLDGSDFYNVELNGLVTQTQESEINLELKNGLNSLKVYTDLPCQGSYEETFFISSKPIVYPNPIGSDTKIFLNGLVGEVDVQVFSADGRLILKTNRRVNGNELEMDFSLLPIGIYYLNIQGAEIQEVFKLIKE; encoded by the coding sequence ATGTCCAAAGCCAAAGCAGTTTTTTCTTTGGATAAAGAAGGTTTTTCAAAAGCGCTTGAATCTTCATCAGATTCCAAAAATGAAACACAACTTATTTACCTACCTAATTCTAATGGAAATATAACCGCCTTTTCAATAAAGGAAACTTCTGTTTTCCATCCAGATTTGGCTAATAAATACCCTAACATAAAATCATTTTCAGGTACAAGCTTAGATGGAAAGTACAAATTGAAACTCAGTAGCTCCCATAAGGGACTTCAGAGCATGATTGTTAATGTTCAAGACCAAAAAACTGCATTTATGGAGCAGTTGTCCAATAAGGAAAATTCATATGTGGTTTATGAAAAAGCTGATGGGGATTCCGGAAAAGATAGTTTTATATGTGATACTGATAAATTACAACAAACAGTTTCCAAAACAATCGTACCCCTGGTAGATGATCAACTCTTACGAAAGTTTAGAATAGCAATTTCGGTTTCTGGAGAATACACCGCTTTTCATGGAGGTACCGTTGCCGATGCGCTGGCTGCAATAAATGCTACCTTGACGAGGGTCAATGAAGTTTTTGAAACAGATTTAGGAGTTACTTTAGAACTTGTTGCCAACAATGACTTGGTCATATTTACAGATGAGGCTACCGATCCTTATGGAAACAATTTAAACAGTGAGGTGCAAAATACCTTGACGTCTACAATTGGTGAGGAAAATTATGATGTTGGTCACCTTCTAAACAAGGTCGATGAGGGTCAGGATAATGGAAATGCAGGTTTTATTGGATCAGTTTGTTCAGACAACAGAAAGGGTAGTGCCTTTTCATCTGCATTTGTTCCGGAAGGAGATGTATTTGATCTTGACTTTGTTTCCCATGAATTGGGCCATCAATTTGGAGCAAACCATACATGGTCCTTTGAATCTGAAGGAACCGGAGTACAGGCAGAACCAGCCAGCGGAACCACAATTATGGGTTATGCAGGTATTGTGCCAGGGAATAACGTTGCCGGCAATGGCGATGATTACTTTCATTACAATAGCATTCTTCAAATCTCAGATTACTTACAAACGGTTTCTTGTGCCCAGACCACTGCTTTAACCAATTCTCCACCAGTTTTAACCCCAATGGGAGATTATATTATTCCAAAAGGGACCGCTTTTGCTTTGGAAGGTATGGCTACTGATAGTGATGTTGGAGATGTATTGACCTATGCATGGGAACAAATTGACAATGGAGTGGTTACTACAAGTACTTTTGGCCCTGAAAATCCTAGTGGTGCTAATTTTAGATCATTGCCCCCAACTACGGATCCTACTCGATATTTTCCAAAACTGTCCAGTGTCGCTCTCGGAAATTTAACCCAGACCAGCCCTCCGTTCAATAGTGCTTGGGAAACAGTGTCTACGATAGAACGAGATTTGAAATTTGCCCTTACTGTAAGGGACAATGCCCTAGGAGGTGGACAAGTGGTTTCAGATGTTCTGGATGTGCAGGTTATAAATGCAGCCGGGCCGTTCGTTGTTACCTCTCAGGCTTCTAATGAGACTTATGCAGCCGGTTCTGTTCAACAGGTCACATGGGATGTGGCCAATACCAATATTTTACCGGTTGATGCCAAGACGGTGGATATTTTCTTATCCCTGGATGGTGGAAACAGCTTTCCCATTACTTTGGCAGAGGATGTTTTGAACTACGGTAGTGCAGATGTACAAATTCCAGGAAATGTTACCGGTGAAGCCCGAATAATGATAAAGGCCAGCAACAATATCTTTTTTGCAGTTAATTCCACAAATTTTTCCATTGAAGAATCGCAAGTAGTTTTAAGTTTTGAAGACTTGTCTTTTGATGTATGCCAGCCGAATGATATTGTAATTCCATTTACATACCAAGCTTTTTCCGGATTTAGTGAAACATCAACTTTTTCAGCAAATTTACCTGCTGGGTTAATAGCATCCTTTGCCCCAACACAAGCTGATGCCAATGATACCGATGTATTACTTACTATTTCCAATACCAATGGTGTGGCAACTGGGGAATACACAATTACTATCATATCTACGGCTACCTCAGAAACTAAAAATGTCCCATTGTCACTTACAATCAATGATGGAACATTTGTAGATGTAGTTTTAACATCGCCCTTGGACCTAGAATTAAATACACCTGTAAACCCCGAACTGAATTGGGAGGCTAACGAACTATATACTTCATATGATGTTGAGATTGCAACGGATTCAGGATTTACAACTATTGTGGAATCAGAAACTACACCCTATAACTTTTATCAACCAACAGGCCTAGCGCCTGAAATAGAATATTTTTGGAGGGTGAGACCGCAGAACAATTGTGGAGTTGGCACTTTTGGAACACCTTTTAGTTTTACTACCATACAAGTAGATTGTAAAAATGCGGAATCCAACGGGCTTCCTTTAGCCATTTCCAGTATAGGGACGCCAACAATTACGACAACGGTGCAGTTTTTTGAGGATTTACCCATTTCAGATATCAATGTGAGCTTAGAACTAACACATACGTATTTGGAAGACTTGACCATAAGTTTAATTTCACCATCAGGAACCAAGGTAGCCTTGATTTCCAATACATGTTCAGATTTAAATAACCTAAATGCTATTTTTGATGATGATGGGTCAACCATAGTATGCTCAGGAAACCCTGCAATTTCAGGAACGGTAAGCCCCTTAGGTTCCTTGGCGTCCTTAAATGGCGAATCTGTTTTGGGTGAGTGGACATTGGAAGTTCAGGATATTGCGAATGGAGATGGAGGGTCATTGGTGGCGTTTTCAATGGAAGTGTGTGTAGAAGGAATGTTTAGACCAGATGAAGATGAAGATGGGGTTTTTGATGATGGTGATGATCTATGCTTAGGAACTCCAAAAGGAGTTGAAGTTGATACAAACGGCTGTCCAATCAATAGATTTCCTTCGGACAATTTTACAGTACAAATACAGAGTGAAGCCTGCAGAAATAACAATGATGGATCCGTAGCGATAACTGCTGCCGATACTTCATTGACCTATACCGCTGTTTTGGATGGCGGGGGAACCCCCGTGAACGTGGATTTCACCGACACCCATACTTTTGAGAATTTAACGGCAGGAAATTATTCCTTGTGTATTACAGGAACAGATGGATCTATAACCTACCAAGAGGTATGTTTTAATATTATAATATCAGAACCAGCATTGTTAACGACAATTGCAGTCGCAAATGGGACCACATTGGAACTTTTATTGGATGGTAGTGATTTTTATAATGTGGAATTGAATGGGTTGGTTACACAAACCCAAGAATCGGAAATTAATCTAGAACTAAAAAACGGACTCAATTCGTTAAAAGTGTATACTGATTTGCCTTGTCAAGGAAGTTATGAGGAGACATTTTTTATATCCTCAAAACCCATAGTCTATCCTAACCCCATTGGTAGTGATACAAAAATCTTTCTAAATGGTTTAGTCGGAGAGGTAGATGTTCAAGTTTTTTCGGCTGATGGACGTTTGATCCTTAAAACTAACAGGAGGGTGAATGGAAATGAGCTTGAGATGGATTTTTCGTTATTGCCAATAGGAATATACTATTTGAATATTCAAGGTGCGGAAATACAGGAAGTATTTAAATTGATTAAAGAATGA
- the serS gene encoding serine--tRNA ligase has protein sequence MLQLQTIRENKESIITALKKRNVDAEPILSAILDLDEKRRSIQTELDGTLAESNKLSKEIGMLFKSGKAQEANQLKEQTSGLKEASKQLGEDLNATSAALQEQLYQLPNIPHASVPTGNSDADNEEIFSEGDIPTLIEGALPHWELAKKYDIIDFELGVKVTGAGFPIYKGKGARLQRALISYFLDKNTDAGYTEVQPPHLVNEASGYGTGQLPDKEGQMYHVQTDDLYLIPTAEVPITNLHRGDIVPQENFPIKYTGYTPCFRREAGSYGAHVRGLNRLHQFDKVELVRIEHPSTSYQALDEMVEHVKDILRELKLPYRVLRLCGGDLGFTSALTFDFEVFSTAQDRWLEISSVSNFETFQANRLKLRFKDENGKSQLAHTLNGSSLALPRVLAGILENYQTEIGIKIPEVLVPYCGFDMID, from the coding sequence ATGCTTCAATTACAGACTATTAGGGAGAATAAGGAAAGTATCATTACCGCATTGAAAAAGCGAAATGTTGATGCCGAACCTATTTTATCCGCCATATTGGATTTGGATGAAAAAAGGCGTTCCATCCAGACTGAATTGGATGGAACCTTGGCAGAATCCAACAAGCTTTCCAAGGAAATTGGCATGCTTTTTAAATCTGGAAAGGCACAAGAGGCTAACCAACTAAAAGAGCAAACTTCCGGTCTAAAAGAAGCATCAAAACAATTGGGAGAGGATTTGAACGCAACAAGTGCCGCCCTACAGGAGCAATTGTATCAATTACCCAATATTCCACATGCATCAGTTCCTACTGGAAATTCAGATGCCGACAATGAAGAAATTTTTAGTGAAGGAGACATTCCAACACTTATTGAGGGTGCTTTGCCCCATTGGGAACTTGCCAAAAAGTATGACATCATCGATTTTGAACTGGGAGTAAAGGTCACAGGTGCCGGGTTTCCAATTTATAAAGGTAAGGGAGCTCGTCTACAACGCGCTTTAATCTCATATTTTCTGGACAAGAACACCGATGCTGGATATACTGAAGTACAGCCTCCCCATTTGGTAAATGAAGCTTCAGGATATGGTACCGGTCAATTACCGGATAAGGAAGGACAAATGTATCATGTTCAAACAGATGACCTATATCTTATTCCAACCGCCGAAGTGCCAATTACGAATTTGCACAGAGGTGATATTGTGCCGCAAGAAAATTTTCCAATCAAATACACCGGATATACACCCTGCTTTAGAAGAGAGGCCGGAAGTTATGGTGCACATGTTAGGGGATTGAACAGGCTCCATCAGTTTGATAAGGTTGAATTGGTCCGCATTGAACATCCCAGCACTTCATACCAAGCTTTGGATGAGATGGTAGAACATGTTAAGGATATTCTTCGAGAACTGAAATTGCCCTACCGAGTGCTTCGTCTTTGTGGCGGAGATTTAGGCTTTACCTCTGCCCTAACGTTTGATTTTGAAGTTTTTTCAACGGCTCAGGATAGATGGTTGGAAATTAGTTCCGTATCCAATTTTGAAACTTTTCAAGCAAATCGATTAAAACTTCGTTTTAAGGATGAAAATGGGAAAAGTCAGTTGGCGCATACCTTAAATGGTAGTTCATTGGCATTGCCCAGAGTTTTGGCTGGAATCTTGGAAAACTATCAAACCGAGATCGGTATTAAAATACCTGAAGTTCTAGTTCCGTATTGTGGGTTTGATATGATTGATTAA
- a CDS encoding HTTM domain-containing protein, protein MLRQFLFKKIDNAQLIVFRVFYGLLVSAECYGAIATGWVRRTLIEPQFTFSFIGFEWLQPLPGNGMYIYFAIMGTLGILITLGYKYRFSAFAFAIMWAGVYLMQKTSYNNHYYLLMLLAFIMAFLPAAKDFSIDAKLNPKSRSHTMFNWIRWIIILQLFIVYTYASVAKLYGDWLDFSIIEILMKSKKDYFLIGEILQQKWVHKIVGVFGIVFDLLIVPALLWKPTRKVGFIFSIFFHLFNSIVFQIGIFPYLSLAFIVFFFEPKTIRNIFLRTKSIPSQNAQSPPKNQNLIIIVLGIYFIVQLVLPLRHHAFKDDVLWTEEGHRLSWRMMLRSRSGTIRYKVVNTQTDSITNIKLNDYLTKKQRRKVACYPDFIWQFAQHLKKEYAKNGEDIQVFVQNKVKVNKGKYHEFIDPKIDLASVPWKHFSHNEWIRPSQKE, encoded by the coding sequence ATGTTACGTCAATTTCTTTTTAAAAAAATAGACAATGCCCAGCTCATTGTTTTCAGGGTTTTTTATGGCCTTTTAGTAAGCGCGGAATGTTATGGCGCAATTGCTACTGGCTGGGTACGAAGAACCTTAATAGAGCCCCAGTTTACTTTTTCATTTATAGGTTTTGAATGGCTGCAGCCCCTCCCAGGAAATGGAATGTACATTTATTTTGCCATCATGGGAACTCTTGGCATATTAATTACTCTAGGCTATAAATATAGATTTAGTGCTTTTGCTTTTGCCATCATGTGGGCAGGAGTGTATTTAATGCAGAAAACATCATACAATAACCACTACTATTTGTTAATGTTATTGGCTTTTATAATGGCCTTTTTACCTGCAGCCAAAGATTTCTCAATAGATGCCAAATTAAATCCAAAGTCTCGTTCCCATACAATGTTCAATTGGATTCGATGGATCATTATTCTTCAGTTGTTCATTGTATACACCTATGCTTCCGTAGCAAAATTATATGGTGATTGGTTAGATTTTAGCATTATTGAAATATTGATGAAATCCAAAAAAGATTATTTCTTGATTGGTGAAATCCTCCAGCAAAAATGGGTTCATAAAATAGTTGGGGTTTTTGGGATTGTCTTTGATTTGCTGATTGTTCCAGCATTGCTCTGGAAACCAACCAGAAAAGTGGGTTTTATCTTTTCAATATTCTTTCACCTTTTCAACAGCATCGTTTTTCAAATAGGAATCTTCCCATACCTCTCATTGGCCTTCATTGTATTTTTCTTTGAACCAAAGACCATTCGAAATATCTTTTTGAGAACCAAGAGCATTCCATCACAAAACGCACAAAGTCCACCTAAAAATCAAAACCTGATTATCATTGTTCTTGGTATTTATTTTATAGTTCAACTAGTACTCCCGCTAAGACATCATGCGTTTAAAGATGATGTACTATGGACCGAGGAAGGGCATCGATTGAGTTGGCGAATGATGTTGCGAAGTCGCTCAGGCACCATACGCTATAAAGTTGTAAATACACAAACTGATTCCATAACCAATATTAAACTAAACGATTATCTCACAAAAAAGCAACGAAGAAAAGTAGCCTGTTATCCAGATTTTATATGGCAATTTGCCCAGCACCTTAAAAAAGAATACGCTAAAAATGGGGAAGACATTCAAGTTTTTGTTCAAAATAAGGTCAAAGTAAACAAAGGCAAGTACCATGAATTTATAGACCCAAAAATAGACTTAGCCAGCGTTCCTTGGAAACATTTTTCGCATAATGAATGGATAAGGCCCTCACAAAAAGAATAA
- the pth gene encoding aminoacyl-tRNA hydrolase: MFQFIKTLFSTPKSLLEDTDIMKKFLIVGLGNIGSEYEETRHNIGFKILDYLSEQEGFVFESAKLGTVATFKHKGKSILCLKPSTYMNLSGKALKYWMEKEKIPLENILVITDDLNLPFGTIRLKSKGSDGGHNGLKDIQTVLQTSKYNRFRFGVGSEFSKGKQVDYVLGKWNADEVEQLKERLQQSTNLVRSFVFSGIKNTMNQFNGT, encoded by the coding sequence ATGTTCCAGTTTATTAAAACACTTTTTAGCACTCCAAAATCGTTATTAGAAGATACTGATATCATGAAAAAATTCCTTATTGTCGGTCTTGGAAACATAGGATCTGAATATGAAGAGACCAGACACAATATTGGTTTTAAAATATTAGATTACCTATCTGAACAAGAAGGTTTTGTTTTTGAAAGTGCAAAACTGGGCACTGTTGCCACATTTAAACATAAAGGCAAGAGCATTTTGTGCCTAAAGCCATCCACATATATGAACTTAAGTGGCAAGGCCTTAAAATACTGGATGGAAAAAGAAAAAATTCCCCTAGAAAACATCCTGGTCATTACAGATGACCTTAACCTCCCTTTTGGCACGATTCGTCTTAAATCAAAGGGTAGTGATGGCGGACATAATGGTCTAAAAGACATTCAAACCGTACTACAAACTTCTAAATACAATCGCTTTAGGTTTGGAGTTGGTTCAGAGTTCAGTAAAGGTAAACAGGTTGATTATGTACTGGGCAAATGGAATGCAGATGAGGTGGAACAACTTAAAGAACGTTTACAACAATCTACTAACTTGGTTCGCTCATTTGTATTTTCAGGCATAAAAAACACCATGAACCAATTTAACGGCACTTAA